One segment of Desulfonauticus submarinus DNA contains the following:
- the ispD gene encoding 2-C-methyl-D-erythritol 4-phosphate cytidylyltransferase → MPSINNLWSIVLAAGRSSRLRKTGIKQKKQFLEYKGFPLFVHSLVKFSSIPLIQGIVLVVSEEDFELVQTLLVSFDSRLNLKIPIVLAKGGELRQESVYNGLQCLPRECSHVFVHDAARPFFSSVLVDRILEKYISLENDEGVIPALQVKDTIKQVDQYGKVITTLKRCYLRSVQTPQLFSFELLKKAHDHARDKEIVGTDDASLVEEIGHSVCVVNGEEQNIKITTKEDLKMLAIPKQKVFITGFGYDVHKYGGDKPLILGGIPISNKIKVVAHSDGDVVFHALVDAILGCLGEGDIGELFPDSDKDNANLPSSIFVSEVLLLAEKKGFHFTHIDITIIAQVPKISPFKKQIQKNIANLIGLPIERVGLKATTEEGLGFTGRKEGIKAVVIVSGYFEFEEDNF, encoded by the coding sequence GTGCCCTCTATTAATAATTTGTGGTCTATAGTCCTTGCTGCTGGTCGAAGTTCTAGATTAAGAAAAACTGGAATAAAACAAAAAAAACAGTTTTTGGAATATAAAGGTTTTCCTTTATTTGTTCATTCCTTAGTAAAGTTTTCCTCAATACCTCTTATACAAGGCATAGTTTTAGTAGTATCAGAAGAAGACTTTGAGCTAGTTCAAACGCTACTTGTTTCTTTTGATTCTCGTCTTAATTTAAAAATTCCTATAGTTTTAGCTAAAGGAGGAGAACTTAGACAGGAGTCTGTTTATAATGGGCTTCAATGTTTACCTAGAGAATGTTCTCATGTTTTTGTGCATGACGCGGCAAGACCTTTTTTTTCTTCTGTATTAGTTGACCGTATTTTAGAAAAATATATTTCTCTTGAGAATGATGAAGGTGTTATTCCTGCCCTTCAGGTCAAAGATACAATTAAACAAGTTGATCAATATGGAAAAGTTATCACAACCCTAAAGCGTTGTTATCTTCGTTCGGTACAAACTCCTCAACTCTTTTCTTTTGAATTATTAAAAAAAGCTCACGATCATGCACGAGATAAGGAGATAGTAGGAACAGATGATGCCAGTTTAGTAGAAGAAATAGGTCATTCTGTGTGTGTAGTTAATGGAGAAGAACAAAATATAAAAATAACAACTAAAGAAGACCTTAAAATGTTGGCCATACCTAAACAAAAAGTTTTTATTACTGGATTTGGTTATGATGTGCATAAATATGGTGGAGATAAACCCTTAATTTTAGGGGGTATTCCTATTAGCAATAAAATAAAGGTAGTTGCCCATTCAGACGGTGACGTAGTTTTTCATGCTTTAGTAGATGCGATTTTAGGATGCTTAGGGGAAGGGGATATTGGAGAACTGTTTCCAGATTCAGACAAGGATAATGCTAACCTACCAAGTTCTATTTTTGTGTCAGAGGTATTGTTGCTGGCTGAAAAAAAAGGCTTTCATTTTACTCATATAGATATTACTATTATCGCTCAAGTTCCTAAGATTAGTCCATTTAAAAAGCAAATACAAAAAAATATTGCCAATCTCATAGGCCTTCCTATAGAAAGAGTAGGTTTAAAAGCTACAACGGAAGAAGGTCTTGGATTTACAGGGAGAAAGGAAGGTATTAAGGCTGTTGTGATAGTAAGTGGTTATTTTGAATTTGAAGAAGATAATTTTTAG
- the cysS gene encoding cysteine--tRNA ligase, with translation MLIYNSFSRKKEEIKPLKDKKLGVYVCGITAYDYCHIGHARSAVVFDVLIRYLRFLGYDVKFVRNFTDIDDKIIKRANEEGISCEELAAKYIDAFYKDMDALNILRADIEPKATEHIEEMIELTKILLDKGYAYLADNGDVYFRVRKFSSYGALSGRNIEELQAGARIAPEEKKEDPLDFVLWKSAKPGEPSWDSPWGKGRPGWHLECSAMSKKYLGIPFDIHGGGQDLIFPHHENERAQSEAAYGTTFVKYWVHNGFVQVNSEKMSKSLGNFITIRDILNNYHPEVLRFFLLTKHYKSPLDYNVEALEESEKALKKIYKTLKDINSSLEIKKWKNITLKQDLIQEFNSNRENFFKALDDDLNTAKGLGFLFNVVRILNRILSDKNYRKSVQTKEMLEVAKDFFEKVKDILGILYLKPDIFLNELKTIQLKRKNIDLAKVEELISSREQARKNKDFTQADALREELDKMGIEIKDTPLGTEWDLK, from the coding sequence ATGTTAATTTATAATTCTTTTTCAAGGAAAAAAGAAGAAATAAAGCCCCTTAAAGATAAAAAACTTGGTGTTTATGTATGTGGAATAACAGCTTATGATTATTGCCATATAGGACATGCAAGAAGCGCAGTGGTATTTGATGTTTTGATTAGATATTTAAGGTTTTTAGGATATGATGTTAAGTTTGTTCGCAATTTTACAGATATAGATGATAAAATTATTAAACGGGCAAATGAGGAAGGAATTAGCTGTGAAGAATTAGCAGCAAAATATATTGATGCATTTTATAAAGATATGGATGCCTTAAATATTTTACGGGCAGATATTGAACCAAAAGCAACAGAGCATATAGAAGAAATGATAGAATTAACAAAAATTTTATTGGATAAGGGATATGCTTATCTTGCAGATAATGGAGATGTCTATTTTAGGGTTAGAAAATTTTCTTCTTATGGTGCTCTTTCAGGGAGAAATATAGAGGAATTGCAGGCAGGTGCTAGAATAGCGCCTGAAGAAAAAAAAGAAGATCCATTGGATTTTGTGTTATGGAAAAGTGCAAAGCCAGGAGAACCTAGTTGGGATAGTCCATGGGGAAAAGGAAGACCTGGCTGGCATTTAGAATGTTCTGCAATGAGTAAAAAGTATCTAGGTATTCCTTTTGATATCCATGGAGGAGGACAAGATTTAATTTTTCCTCATCATGAGAATGAAAGGGCTCAGAGTGAAGCTGCTTATGGAACTACTTTTGTTAAATATTGGGTTCATAATGGTTTTGTGCAAGTAAATTCAGAAAAGATGTCTAAATCTTTGGGGAATTTTATTACTATTCGAGATATTTTAAATAATTATCATCCAGAGGTTTTGCGTTTTTTCCTTTTAACTAAGCATTATAAAAGTCCTTTAGATTATAATGTAGAAGCTTTAGAGGAGTCAGAAAAGGCACTTAAAAAGATATATAAAACACTAAAAGATATAAATAGTTCTTTAGAAATTAAAAAATGGAAAAATATAACATTAAAACAAGATTTAATTCAAGAATTTAATTCTAATAGAGAGAATTTTTTTAAAGCATTAGATGATGATTTAAATACTGCAAAAGGTTTGGGATTTCTTTTTAATGTAGTAAGAATATTAAATAGAATTTTAAGCGATAAAAATTATCGCAAATCAGTTCAAACAAAAGAGATGTTAGAAGTGGCAAAAGATTTTTTTGAAAAGGTAAAAGATATATTAGGCATATTATATTTGAAACCAGATATATTTTTAAATGAATTAAAAACAATTCAACTTAAACGTAAGAATATTGATTTAGCAAAAGTAGAAGAATTGATATCTTCACGTGAACAGGCAAGAAAAAATAAGGATTTTACACAAGCAGATGCTTTAAGAGAAGAATTAGATAAAATGGGCATAGAAATAAAAGATACTCCGCTAGGAACAGAATGGGATTTAAAGTAA
- a CDS encoding HypC/HybG/HupF family hydrogenase formation chaperone: MCLAVPMEVKSIDGQVAEVEVGGVKNQVRLDIIDEQPKIGDYVIVHAGFAIRKLDKDEALETLKLFEKGLGIELT, from the coding sequence ATGTGTTTGGCAGTGCCGATGGAGGTAAAATCAATAGATGGTCAGGTGGCAGAAGTAGAAGTAGGAGGAGTAAAAAACCAAGTAAGGTTGGATATTATTGACGAACAACCTAAAATTGGGGACTATGTTATAGTCCATGCTGGCTTTGCAATTAGAAAGTTGGATAAGGATGAAGCTTTAGAAACTTTAAAACTTTTTGAAAAGGGGCTTGGAATTGAACTTACTTAA
- the hypD gene encoding hydrogenase formation protein HypD — translation MNLLNQFKNPRLCEEVLTQLKNELKGPFRFMEVCGTHTVAIFQSGLRSLFPEELIHVSGPGCPVCVTHEREVAAFLELAQKDVILATFGDLMRVPGPDKKTLKDLQAEGARIKIVYSPFDALKLAIENPKEKVVFLGIGFETTAPTVAATLNLAKEQGITNFSVLCLHKLVPPALEALVSDKSLKVEGFLLPGHVSAIIGLEPYKFLAKNYGIPSVIGGFEPLDILQAIYLMVKMANEEKPEAINNYKRVVKDQGNLNALAMMDKVFEPCGALWRGIGEIPNSGLKIREEFAQFDARKLFSIEELPDVPPIKGCRCGDVLKGIIRPDECPLFKKVCTPQSPVGPCMVSTEGSCAAYYKYSL, via the coding sequence TTGAACTTACTTAATCAGTTTAAAAATCCTAGGCTTTGTGAGGAAGTTTTAACTCAGCTTAAAAATGAGTTAAAAGGTCCGTTTAGGTTTATGGAAGTGTGTGGGACTCACACAGTAGCTATTTTTCAATCTGGCCTTAGGTCTTTGTTTCCTGAGGAATTAATACATGTATCTGGGCCTGGATGCCCTGTGTGTGTGACCCACGAGCGGGAAGTAGCTGCTTTTTTAGAATTAGCGCAAAAAGATGTAATTTTAGCTACTTTTGGCGACTTAATGCGCGTGCCTGGGCCTGACAAGAAAACATTAAAAGACTTGCAGGCAGAGGGAGCAAGAATAAAAATAGTCTACTCACCTTTTGATGCTTTAAAGTTAGCTATAGAAAATCCTAAAGAAAAAGTAGTATTTTTAGGCATAGGTTTTGAGACTACAGCTCCTACTGTGGCAGCTACTTTAAATCTAGCCAAGGAACAAGGGATTACAAACTTTTCTGTTTTATGCCTGCATAAACTTGTTCCACCAGCATTAGAAGCATTAGTTAGTGATAAGAGTTTAAAAGTAGAAGGTTTTTTACTTCCTGGGCATGTATCTGCTATTATTGGTCTTGAGCCATATAAATTTTTAGCTAAAAATTATGGTATTCCTTCTGTAATAGGTGGTTTTGAGCCTTTAGATATTTTGCAAGCAATTTATTTGATGGTAAAGATGGCTAATGAAGAAAAACCTGAAGCTATAAATAATTATAAGCGAGTAGTAAAAGATCAAGGGAATTTAAATGCCTTGGCTATGATGGATAAGGTATTTGAGCCATGTGGTGCTTTGTGGAGAGGTATAGGAGAAATTCCAAATAGTGGCCTTAAAATTAGAGAGGAGTTTGCTCAGTTTGATGCTAGAAAGTTGTTTTCAATAGAAGAGCTTCCAGATGTTCCTCCTATTAAGGGATGTAGATGTGGTGATGTATTAAAAGGTATTATACGCCCAGATGAATGTCCTTTATTTAAAAAAGTATGCACTCCTCAGAGTCCTGTTGGGCCGTGTATGGTTTCTACAGAAGGTTCTTGTGCAGCTTATTATAAATACTCGTTATAA
- the hypE gene encoding hydrogenase expression/formation protein HypE — protein MSKLLLDYGSGGKASHRLIKDIFVKHLSNPYLDKLDDAAFLDNIKAPLAMSTDSYTVDPIIFPGGDIGSLAVHGTVNDVAMLGAKPRFLSCGFILEEGLEIELLERIVSSMAQAAKHAEVFIVTGDTKVVPKGAVDKIFINTTGIGEVLVNPAPAGNRAKVGDIIIVSGTIGDHGLTILSKQKGISFDTEIKSDSAALNLIIEKLLKEIPEIHVLRDPTRGGLATTLNEIAKQSNVECFIEEDFIPIREEVKGGCSFLGLDPLYLANEGKFIVILPEKYQDKVLDILREDPLTQEARVIGLVKDEHPGKVVLKTGLGGQRLLDMLEGEQLPRIC, from the coding sequence ATGTCTAAATTATTATTAGATTATGGAAGTGGAGGAAAGGCTTCTCATAGATTAATAAAAGATATTTTTGTAAAGCATTTGAGCAATCCTTATTTGGATAAATTAGACGATGCTGCTTTTTTAGATAATATCAAAGCTCCTTTGGCTATGAGTACAGATTCTTATACTGTAGATCCTATTATTTTCCCAGGAGGAGACATAGGCTCGCTGGCTGTTCATGGCACAGTGAATGATGTTGCTATGTTAGGTGCAAAGCCAAGGTTTTTGAGCTGTGGTTTTATTTTAGAAGAAGGTTTGGAGATTGAGTTATTGGAAAGGATTGTGTCTTCTATGGCGCAGGCAGCAAAACATGCGGAAGTATTTATTGTAACTGGTGATACTAAAGTTGTGCCAAAGGGTGCGGTAGATAAAATTTTTATTAATACCACAGGTATTGGAGAAGTATTAGTAAATCCAGCTCCTGCAGGTAATAGAGCTAAAGTTGGAGATATAATTATTGTAAGTGGTACTATTGGAGATCATGGTCTTACAATATTATCTAAGCAAAAAGGTATTTCCTTTGATACAGAAATAAAAAGTGATTCAGCGGCATTAAATTTAATAATAGAAAAATTACTTAAAGAGATTCCAGAAATTCACGTTTTAAGAGATCCTACAAGAGGTGGCTTGGCTACAACTTTAAATGAAATAGCCAAGCAGTCTAATGTAGAGTGTTTTATTGAAGAGGATTTTATTCCAATTAGAGAAGAGGTAAAAGGAGGATGTTCTTTTTTGGGATTAGATCCCTTGTATTTAGCCAATGAAGGTAAATTTATTGTTATTTTGCCTGAAAAATATCAAGATAAAGTCTTAGATATTTTAAGAGAAGATCCTCTTACTCAAGAGGCAAGAGTAATTGGCTTAGTAAAAGATGAGCATCCTGGTAAAGTTGTATTAAAGACTGGCCTTGGAGGGCAGCGTTTGTTAGATATGTTAGAAGGTGAGCAGCTTCCTAGAATATGTTGA
- a CDS encoding proline--tRNA ligase, which yields MRWSRYYIPTLKEDPADAEVISHKLLLRAGMIRKLTAGIYTYLPLALRCLQKISQIIREEMERFGAVEILMPGVQPAELWKQSGRWDAYGKELLRFKDRHDRDYCLGPTHEEVVTNLIKGEVKSYRQLPLNLYQIQTKFRDEIRPRFGLMRGREFIMKDGYSFDKDDKGAISSYENMYEAYKSIFTRLGLKFRAVEADTGQIGGTYSHEFMVLADTGEDTIVVCEECDYAANLEKAEVLYNEVEQRKIDCPPLEEVNTPNKHTVEEVAKFLNIFPHKIVKTLLYNIDGKVVAILIRGDRELNEVKLKNKLKATEVRLATKEEVEKYSGAPVGFAGPVGLNIEEIYADQELQFDTDYVIGANKKDTHFIHCDLKRDVNIKDYYDLRNITVDDNCPKCGGKISLTKGIEVGHIFKLGTKYSKAMGATFLDENGKEKPLVMGCYGIGVSRVLAACIEQNHDENGIIFPLPIAPFECLLIVLNPKDNKVLDAANKLYVELKKSRIDCLYDDRDERPGFKFKDADLIGVPIQIIIGAKGLAKGVAEIKIRRTGEKIEVPLSECIKSVIDLKSKNNF from the coding sequence ATGCGTTGGTCTAGATATTATATCCCAACTTTAAAGGAAGATCCAGCAGATGCAGAGGTAATTAGCCATAAGCTTTTGCTTAGGGCTGGTATGATAAGAAAGCTGACAGCTGGCATATATACTTATTTGCCCTTGGCTTTAAGGTGCTTACAAAAAATTTCTCAAATTATTAGAGAAGAAATGGAGAGATTTGGAGCAGTAGAAATTTTAATGCCAGGAGTACAACCAGCAGAGTTATGGAAGCAATCTGGACGTTGGGATGCATACGGCAAAGAACTTTTAAGATTTAAAGATAGACATGATCGGGATTATTGTCTTGGACCAACTCACGAGGAAGTGGTTACAAATCTTATAAAAGGAGAAGTAAAATCTTATCGCCAATTACCTCTCAATCTTTATCAAATTCAAACTAAGTTTAGAGATGAGATAAGACCTCGCTTTGGGCTTATGCGAGGAAGAGAATTTATTATGAAAGATGGGTATTCTTTTGATAAAGATGATAAGGGAGCGATTAGTAGTTATGAAAATATGTACGAAGCTTATAAAAGTATTTTTACAAGACTTGGCTTAAAGTTTAGAGCTGTAGAAGCAGATACTGGACAAATTGGCGGTACATATTCTCATGAGTTTATGGTTCTTGCAGATACAGGTGAGGATACTATTGTTGTTTGTGAAGAGTGTGATTATGCTGCTAATTTGGAAAAAGCAGAAGTGTTATATAATGAAGTAGAGCAGAGAAAAATAGATTGTCCTCCATTAGAAGAAGTTAATACTCCAAATAAACATACAGTAGAAGAAGTAGCAAAATTTTTAAATATTTTTCCTCATAAAATTGTTAAAACTTTACTTTATAATATAGATGGTAAAGTTGTTGCTATTCTGATTAGAGGAGATAGAGAACTTAACGAAGTTAAATTAAAAAATAAATTAAAAGCCACTGAGGTTAGACTGGCAACAAAAGAAGAGGTTGAAAAATATTCTGGAGCTCCTGTTGGTTTTGCTGGTCCTGTTGGTTTAAACATAGAAGAAATTTATGCAGATCAAGAGTTGCAATTTGATACAGATTACGTAATAGGAGCTAACAAAAAAGATACTCATTTTATTCACTGTGATTTAAAAAGAGATGTTAATATAAAAGATTATTATGATCTGCGTAATATTACTGTAGATGATAATTGTCCAAAATGTGGAGGTAAAATATCTTTAACAAAAGGTATAGAAGTTGGACATATTTTTAAATTAGGTACAAAATATAGTAAAGCCATGGGAGCAACTTTTCTAGATGAAAATGGAAAAGAAAAGCCATTGGTTATGGGATGTTATGGTATAGGAGTAAGTCGAGTTCTTGCTGCTTGTATTGAACAAAATCATGATGAAAATGGTATTATTTTTCCTTTGCCAATTGCTCCGTTTGAGTGTTTGCTTATAGTATTAAATCCTAAAGATAATAAAGTATTAGATGCGGCAAATAAGTTATATGTAGAGTTGAAAAAAAGTAGAATTGATTGTTTATATGATGATAGAGACGAAAGGCCTGGTTTTAAATTTAAAGATGCAGATTTAATTGGTGTCCCTATTCAAATAATAATTGGTGCAAAGGGCTTGGCAAAAGGAGTTGCAGAGATAAAAATAAGGAGAACAGGAGAAAAAATAGAAGTTCCTCTTTCAGAATGTATTAAAAGTGTAATTGATCTTAAAAGTAAGAATAATTTTTAG
- a CDS encoding Mrp/NBP35 family ATP-binding protein: MAENKCSGCSKQGSCSVQDEASCPEEKLKKTVSRIKHKLVVLSGKGGVGKSTVAVNLAVGLALQGKKVGLLDVDVHGPSIPRLLSLKKEKPHMEKNYMEPVPWNKNLFVMSLGFLIPSEKEAVIWRGPVKMGLIRQFLEDVAWGDLDYLIVDCPPGTGDEPLSVLQLLGSEAKAIIVTTPQGVAVDDVRRSVTFCAQLGNPVLGIVENMSGFVCPKCGERTDVFSSGGGEGLAKEMGVPFLAKIPLDPEVVRSGEEGYVYIKTHQDREPAKEMQKVVQAALKLEQ, encoded by the coding sequence GTGGCAGAAAATAAATGTTCTGGTTGTTCTAAACAAGGAAGTTGTTCAGTTCAAGATGAGGCAAGTTGTCCAGAGGAAAAACTTAAAAAAACTGTTAGTCGTATTAAGCATAAACTGGTTGTTTTGTCTGGAAAAGGTGGTGTGGGTAAAAGTACTGTGGCTGTTAATTTGGCAGTAGGTCTTGCTTTGCAAGGGAAAAAAGTGGGTTTATTGGATGTAGACGTGCATGGCCCATCTATACCAAGACTTCTTAGTTTAAAAAAAGAAAAGCCTCATATGGAAAAAAATTATATGGAGCCTGTTCCTTGGAATAAAAATCTTTTTGTGATGTCTTTGGGTTTTCTTATTCCTTCAGAGAAAGAGGCTGTGATTTGGCGTGGACCTGTTAAGATGGGACTTATTAGACAGTTCCTAGAAGATGTTGCTTGGGGAGATTTAGATTATCTTATTGTAGATTGTCCTCCCGGAACAGGAGATGAACCTTTGAGCGTGTTGCAGCTTCTTGGAAGTGAGGCTAAAGCAATCATAGTAACAACTCCTCAAGGTGTGGCAGTAGATGATGTGAGGAGATCTGTTACTTTTTGTGCCCAGTTGGGAAATCCTGTTTTAGGTATTGTAGAGAATATGAGTGGATTTGTTTGCCCTAAGTGTGGGGAAAGAACAGACGTATTTTCTTCTGGTGGTGGAGAAGGTTTGGCAAAAGAGATGGGTGTTCCGTTTTTAGCTAAAATACCTTTGGACCCAGAAGTTGTTCGTTCTGGTGAGGAAGGATATGTTTATATAAAAACTCATCAAGATAGGGAACCTGCAAAAGAAATGCAAAAGGTTGTGCAAGCGGCTTTAAAATTAGAGCAATAG
- a CDS encoding DUF190 domain-containing protein has protein sequence MANNQLLKIYLGESDKIEGIPTYEKLISIARKMGLKGATAYRGIMGFGSNSYIHSAKILRLSEDLPIIIDIIDEETKINLFLQKIKNLIHEGSIAIINLENAFHYPLLVKDVMSYPPITIQENKKITRALKLIIKEKIKFLPVVNTKEQLTGILTGSDILKNLQIDIDLNLKNHNFTQTVLKQIKKDINVHQVMTSKPISINPECKIIECAKILNQKQIKRMPVIDTNNKVVGVISRTDILYALTNEGPSKALETKQKGFLAKEILCKNVPIIEVNTPLHEIIPLVLEHPLQMAICVNNNKKVKGLIFDSDITKYFLQKNDLSFWDKLKDFFSTESIELKKLLHENFYYIQPEENIYSILKKMKLWKVKRLPVINQNKEPLGVVERDSLLNVILNL, from the coding sequence ATGGCCAACAATCAACTTTTAAAAATATATTTAGGAGAAAGTGATAAAATAGAAGGAATTCCAACTTATGAAAAATTAATTTCAATTGCCAGAAAAATGGGATTAAAAGGAGCTACTGCCTATCGAGGAATAATGGGATTTGGTAGCAATTCTTATATCCATAGTGCCAAAATATTAAGATTATCAGAAGATTTACCCATTATTATAGATATAATAGATGAAGAAACTAAAATAAATCTTTTTTTACAAAAAATAAAAAACCTTATTCATGAAGGCAGTATAGCAATAATAAACCTTGAAAATGCCTTTCATTATCCTCTGTTAGTAAAAGATGTAATGTCTTATCCTCCTATAACAATTCAAGAAAATAAAAAAATTACTAGAGCTTTAAAATTAATTATAAAAGAAAAAATAAAATTTCTTCCAGTAGTAAACACTAAAGAACAATTAACAGGGATATTAACTGGCAGTGATATTTTAAAAAATCTTCAAATAGATATAGATTTAAATTTAAAAAACCATAATTTCACGCAAACAGTTTTAAAACAAATTAAAAAAGATATTAATGTACATCAAGTTATGACATCTAAACCAATTTCAATAAACCCAGAATGTAAGATAATAGAATGTGCTAAAATTCTAAATCAAAAACAAATAAAAAGGATGCCTGTTATAGATACAAATAATAAAGTAGTTGGAGTTATTTCCCGTACAGATATTCTCTATGCTCTTACTAATGAAGGCCCATCTAAAGCTCTAGAAACTAAACAAAAAGGATTTTTAGCTAAAGAAATTCTATGCAAAAACGTTCCTATTATAGAAGTAAATACTCCTCTTCATGAGATTATCCCCTTAGTGCTTGAGCATCCTCTTCAAATGGCGATTTGCGTGAACAATAATAAAAAAGTAAAAGGTCTCATTTTTGATTCAGATATAACAAAATATTTTCTTCAAAAAAATGATCTCAGTTTTTGGGATAAATTAAAAGATTTCTTTAGTACAGAATCAATAGAATTAAAAAAACTTTTACACGAAAATTTTTACTATATCCAACCAGAAGAAAATATTTATAGTATTTTAAAAAAAATGAAATTATGGAAAGTCAAAAGGCTCCCTGTCATTAATCAGAACAAAGAGCCTTTAGGAGTTGTGGAACGAGATTCTCTCTTAAACGTAATTTTAAATTTATAA
- the crcB gene encoding fluoride efflux transporter CrcB: MFWQKGMWIFIFGGSGALSRYWLSGLIYKFVGHNFPYGTFIVNITGCFLFGLIFEMAEQRMLISPEMRIIILTGFMGAFTTFSSFIFECAQLFKDGQWLLGGCNLIGEIMIGFLGLYLGYLLAKLI, from the coding sequence GTGTTTTGGCAAAAAGGTATGTGGATTTTTATCTTTGGTGGAAGCGGAGCGCTAAGTAGATATTGGCTATCAGGATTAATTTATAAATTTGTAGGCCATAACTTTCCTTATGGAACTTTTATAGTAAATATAACTGGATGCTTTTTGTTTGGTTTAATCTTTGAAATGGCAGAACAAAGAATGTTAATCTCTCCTGAGATGAGAATTATTATTCTTACTGGATTTATGGGAGCTTTTACTACATTTTCATCTTTTATCTTTGAATGCGCTCAATTGTTTAAAGATGGACAATGGTTATTAGGTGGATGTAATCTTATTGGAGAAATAATGATAGGATTTCTTGGACTATATCTTGGTTATCTTTTAGCAAAACTTATTTAA
- a CDS encoding NAD(P)/FAD-dependent oxidoreductase, whose protein sequence is MEQKDIIIIGAGPAGLSAAIYTARGGASTLVLGCNPKVAGEYVIDNYFGFPKPITGKELIQRGIEQAKKFGAEIKCEKVLSIHFSNQNTFLVKTETNQYESKAIILATGVTRVRPGIDNLKDYEGKGVSYCVSCDGFFYKNKKVAVLGEGVFAANQALELTEYTKQITIFTQGKKPSFSQEFAKKLESFKIPVRKDKIISLKGNKGLEQIVLENGDIEPLDGLFIAMGEASSLDFAYTLGLTRKGVFIEADFEQKTNIPGVFAAGDCVGRFLQISVAVGEGAIAGKSALNYIKTLTKS, encoded by the coding sequence ATGGAACAAAAAGATATTATTATCATAGGCGCAGGTCCAGCAGGTCTTTCTGCTGCTATATATACTGCAAGAGGTGGAGCAAGTACTCTTGTTTTAGGATGCAATCCAAAAGTAGCAGGAGAATATGTTATAGATAACTATTTTGGCTTTCCTAAGCCAATCACAGGTAAAGAACTCATTCAAAGAGGCATAGAACAAGCAAAAAAATTTGGCGCAGAAATTAAATGCGAAAAAGTACTTTCAATTCACTTTTCAAATCAAAACACCTTTCTAGTAAAAACAGAAACAAATCAGTATGAAAGTAAAGCCATTATTTTAGCTACAGGAGTAACCAGAGTAAGACCAGGAATTGATAATTTAAAGGATTATGAAGGTAAAGGTGTTTCTTATTGTGTTAGTTGTGATGGATTTTTCTATAAAAATAAAAAAGTAGCTGTATTAGGAGAAGGTGTGTTTGCTGCTAATCAAGCCTTAGAGTTAACAGAATATACAAAACAAATAACTATCTTTACCCAAGGGAAAAAACCTTCTTTTTCTCAAGAATTTGCAAAAAAGCTAGAAAGTTTTAAAATCCCTGTACGCAAAGACAAAATTATTTCTCTTAAGGGAAACAAAGGCCTAGAACAAATAGTTTTAGAAAATGGAGACATAGAACCATTAGATGGACTATTTATTGCTATGGGAGAAGCAAGTTCTTTAGACTTTGCTTATACCCTTGGTCTTACTAGAAAAGGAGTTTTTATTGAAGCTGATTTTGAACAAAAAACAAATATTCCAGGAGTATTTGCAGCAGGAGACTGTGTGGGGAGATTTTTACAAATAAGTGTTGCTGTAGGAGAAGGCGCAATTGCTGGTAAATCTGCACTAAATTATATAAAAACTCTTACTAAATCCTAA
- a CDS encoding AAA family ATPase: MQKLPIGIQTFKKIRSADYVYVDKTKFIYKLISEGTNYFFLSRPRRFGKSLFLSTLKEVFEGNKELFKGLYIYDKYDFTPHPVIRISFGSGDYSIIDSIYEEINYILRTNIKHLKVECSNLEFYKSCFKELIENTYFKYNSSVIVLIDEYDKPILDNILDKDKARTARDILKNFYSVLKDMIIEFKVDSKEDPIKQIEDKKYYQKYLAENKPIYLLWNKI, from the coding sequence ATGCAAAAGCTACCTATAGGTATTCAGACTTTTAAGAAGATTAGAAGTGCAGATTACGTGTATGTGGATAAGACTAAGTTTATCTACAAGTTAATTAGTGAAGGTACTAATTATTTTTTTCTTTCTCGTCCTAGAAGATTTGGTAAGAGTCTTTTTTTAAGCACATTAAAAGAGGTTTTTGAAGGAAACAAAGAGCTTTTCAAAGGTCTATACATTTATGACAAATATGATTTTACTCCTCATCCTGTGATTAGAATCTCCTTTGGTAGTGGAGATTATTCTATAATAGACAGTATTTATGAAGAAATAAACTATATTTTGAGAACCAATATAAAGCACCTTAAAGTAGAATGTTCAAATCTTGAATTTTATAAAAGTTGTTTTAAGGAGCTTATAGAAAATACTTATTTTAAATATAATTCTTCGGTAATAGTGTTGATAGATGAATATGACAAGCCTATTTTGGATAATATATTGGATAAAGACAAGGCAAGGACAGCTAGGGATATTTTAAAAAATTTCTATTCTGTTTTAAAAGATATGATTATAGAATTTAAAGTAGATAGTAAAGAAGACCCAATCAAACAAATAGAAGACAAAAAATATTATCAAAAATATCTAGCAGAAAATAAACCTATTTATCTGCTTTGGAATAAAATTTGA